ttctattagataggtactAAAGTATATCCCCCCTAACCTACCTCACTGATAGACAAGCCATATGTTGAATGACGAGAGATGTCTTCGTTACGTTGATTGCCTTTGTTACACTGTTCATTATTTGTCTCACAGTGACAGATACAACAGTATCTCTTTGTATACTTTCCTCCAGCTCTGAAATGCCCATTTCTAACAGTCTGTGTAGGTTACTGTGAAACTGTAAATCCCCCATTTTCATCAGCTCAATCCTACAACACTATTTTAATGTTTCCATAGAAAACCATTCATACCAGAAGTTAGACATTCCACATCTCTCACGCATCCTGGTCGAGCCGTTTGTAAGACTTTCAGTTTAGGCTATGAAAATAGGGGTCTTGTGGCTGTTTGTTTAACCTACAGGATCTGCTTCGCAATACCTGAAAATATTTCATAATTGTTTACATCTGCTAGTGTGGATTTGTTTGTGAAAAACATTCAGGGAAGTGGTAGTCCGTGTCAGACCACAGCGTAGGCATTCTACTCAAATATCCTAATGGGCCCACTTGTATAGAAGTTTACTCCTGAGAATTCAAACTGGGTTTAATTGTGTTTAGGTAAATGAAAAGTTCAAATTAAAAAAGACAGATGGTGATGGTGTCATTGGTGTTTTACTCCTTGTACTGGTCCACATTGAGATCATCTGGATTCCATTTGTGAATCAAAACATATTTCTGGTTTGGGTGGGGGCGTTCGTTGTAAAGCCAGCTTCAGAAGTAATGGATCTGGTTTTGAGGGATTGTTATGATTTCTTGTCATGATGTGAAATAGCATAATTGCCCCTACATTCTTTAGAATTCAATGGCACAATTCAGGAACCTAGGTTATTCTACACTGCTTTGTATTCTAAAGTAAAAGCCCTTTGGCATGGAGCTTatagagaatgacacaaatatctcTTCAGAATGAGGAACTGTTTCCTACAATGGAGACTATTTGAAAGGTCTATGATGTCCGGAATCCTTGGAACGTCCCTACCctaaactctaaccttaacccctaccttaaccattttacatttcaacctcaatggggtagggacatcccaaggattctGGATAGCACATGCACTGTTTGAAGTATGTGTGAGATATGACGGTTTCCTCCCTAGACAGTAGGGATTAAAGACAGTATTTAAACAGTATTTAACGTGGGTGAGGGAAGACCCCTCCCACTGTAGACCACTGTACCTTGGGAAACTAGAAAATCCCCACCATTTCTCACAGAGGTACAACGGGGAGAGGGGAGTTTCCTGACATTGGTGTTGGTTTGGTTTCTTTACCTGGATGCAACGTGACCCAGTCCACCACATAATGGCCCCAAGGCTTCTCTGTATTCCATAGTACACCCAATACTACCAAAGAAAACCTTGAGGTCGCCGTAGGACAGTGTTAATTTCGTCAACAAAAACAGTGACTAAAATATTagtcaaaaacctgtttttcggtGCCAATTAACGAGACTATAGCTGACTAAATATACCCAGAAAAAACTATAACTGAGCAAAAATAATTTTTAATTTCAGACAAATTATCTCTGTGACTAAAATTGGACTACTAAGTGGACTGGACAAGAGTTTTTGGAGAGATTGAGAGTTTTTCCGTGTTAAGCACAATTAATATTAGCAGCACAGATGCACAGCGCAGTTCTGTTCAGCAGTGGGAAGGACAAACACAGCCTACGTCAGCTGGTGACCTGCGGGGGAGCAGGTGACGAATGTGTGCAGACAGGGTCCCCTCCGTCTCCGCCTCCGACTATACACATTGCGCAGGCAACTCCAGCCTTCTAGTTAGCTACCTTTTGACACAAGCTGCTTTTCAAAATTAATAACAATAGCAGCATTGAgtttaatagaaaaacaacagtctagctgtgtttttctctctgttGAGTTGGCTATAGAAAAGTAGTCTGACTTGGAATTTGTAGTCTCGCTCAACCCTCCCACTTCTCCCACTGCATTTCATATACAGGTTCTGCAGCCACTGTAGCCAAGTCTCCCTCTTTTCTACAGAGAAAACATCTTGAATCTAGCCCTTTGGCTACCGTTCAAAAGACATGACCCATAATAACGGCGCCGCGTTTTTTTCTTTATATCGTGCATAGACGGGCCATATTTTACATATTGAGGGCCGTTCTAAAACTAGGCTACTTGCGGACCAGACCATTAACTGTTTGTTTAGGCCACACCTTGTTCAGCAGGACGAAACAttttggaacgttcagatagaaacaGGTTATGTatgctaaacaaaaatataaacgcaacatgtaaagtgttagtcccatgtttcatgaggtgaaataaaagatcccagaaatgtttcatgctcacaaaaagcttatttctggcaaacgttgtgcacaaatttgtttacatccgtgttagtgagtatttctcccttgccaagataatccatccacttgacaggtgtggcatatcaagaaactgattaaacagcatgaacatTTCACAGGCACCTTGTGTTgaggaaaataaaaggccactctaaaatgtgctgttttgtcacacaacagaatgccacagatgtctcaagctttgagggagagtgcaattggaatgctgactgcaggaatgtccaccagagctctttccagagaattgaatgttaatttctctaccataagccgcctccaacgtagttttagaaaatttggcagtacgtccaactggcctcaaccgcagactacgtgtaaccatgccagcccaggacctccacatttgggttcttcacctgcgggatccgatgaaactgggtttgcacaaatggagaatttctgcacaaactgtcagaaactgtctcagggaagctcatctgcgtgctcgtcgtcctcaccagagtcttgacctgactgcagttcggcgtcgtagcCGACTTCAGTGAGCAGATGGCAGACggcgtgtatggcattgtgtgtgccgagcggtttgctgatgtcaacgttttgaacagagtgccccatggtggcagtggggttatggtatgggcaggcatttatctacggacaacgaacacaattgcatttttattgatggcaatttcaatacacagagataccttgataagatcctgaggcccattgtcgtgccattcattcaccgccatcacctcacatttcagcatgataatgcacagccccatgtcgcaaggatctctacacaattcctggaagctgaaaatgaccatggcctgcatactcaccagacatgttacaccagatactgagtggttttctgatccattcccctcatttttttaaaggtatctgtgaccaaaagatgcatatctgtatttccagtcatgtgaaatccatcgattagggcctaattaatttatttcaattgactgatttccttatattaactgtaactcagtcaaatctttgaaattgttgcatgttgagtttatatttttgttcagtgtagaacaaACATTCCTCTCTGACATGTTGAATAAGGAATAACGTCAGCTCTAGTCATGGATTTGTTCTGCAACGTCCGATAACGTTTTTCAACTGAACTTCAACTGAACTTTGCCCTGGTAACATTACAACTACCTATATGCAAACATATGCAAACATTTGgaaagaaaggaaaagggatGGAAAACAATTTATTGACTCAATTCGTCTTGCCGTTATGCTATATCTAACTTTATTTTGAGTTAAAGTGGACCCAGTGACTCAGACTTAAGCACTTGGACCAGGACTCGAGCACTGGGACTCGGACTTCAGCCATAGGGACTCGTGACTCGTGACTCGACTATTGGTGACTCGGACTAGGACTCGAGCACAGTGGACTCAATTCGGACATGAGGTGTAGTGACTCGACTACATCACTAGGTGAACAGTCAAAGTCATTAGCCCCCGTTCTACTTTTGGACATTAATGTGGCTGCGGCGTCTGTGGAACGTTGATAACAATGGCAATGACGTGACTGAGTGATGGAGGTTCAATTCAGCCCATACTACTTTGCCAATAATTTGCGGATTGTGCTacgcttctctttctctctctctctctctctctcgctctctctctctctctctctctctctgcttgtgtgtgtcggtttgttttgtatgtaatGTGCAATATCTATCTAGGCTGAATTTGGAATTTACATGGAATTAggaatttattattttttatatatgttTGTCATATTTCTGCTGTTGGGAAGAGAATGTGATGTTATGCAGAAAACTATGTTGGTAAGACAAGGCTATGTCTGTACACATGGAAGTCAGTGATATATGTTTACTATAGGTTAATGAGGCAATACAAATGTGATGTGACTAAAATGAAATGAACATTTAGTTGACTGAAATGGCCCACTGTTTTCGTCATTTTCACAATAACTAGACAAAATcattattcaaatgacaaaatTGGGTCTAAGACTTAATGATATTTTTGTAAAAATGACTAAGACTAGACTAAATCTAAAACAAAGAGTGACAAAATGATCACTGCCATAGAGCTATGTTTAAGATGTTTAGTGTACACTAAGTACGTCACAAGTTTGTGAAAATATATCCTTTACtgaaaaaattataaaataacTTTCAATATCCTGTTTGGAATGGAAACCACTGCAATCTGACCCTGCTCTGCAAATAACCTTGTCATTGTTTGAGTCAATGCATCTGTGGAATGGGAAATGTTTGTTAACTTACAGTAAGTTGCAGGGATTTGAGGAAGTACTGTGACTCAGTTACCACATAGATCCACTTTCACTTGACTAACAACATGGTGATGTTTTTTGCAGGCTCTGCATACTATGACAATGTGCGGCCTCTCTCCTACCCTGACGCTGATGCAGTCCTCATCTGCTTTGACATCAGTAGACCAGACACCCTGGACAGTGTACTGAAGAAGGTGAGTGTTTTGTGGTGATATAGCCTACTCTTATCCGTGAAGCTATATAAGCTGCCTCTGCTCCCCTTGAACTGGGGAACAGTGGCCTGTCCCAATGGCATTTTCGCTCAGTCCCCTTGACCCATGACCCTTTCTGAAAAGGCCTCCATTTGTGTTTCTGGGGGAAGTGGCCTTTGAAAATCCCTATTCTGCTGAAAACTAAGGCTGTATCAATGAGAGAGGGGTCTAATACTAGGGCAGCACCAATGAGAGCGGGGGGAGGATTGTGAAAACAAACTCACGTGAGGCTCAGAAGTAGTCTAACAGGCCTTGTTCACATGTGGTCTCCAAGACATGGCCATTGTGTGCCTCAGTGCCCTTTGACCTGGGATGTCACTAAGGCTCAGTATTGTGCCAGCTGAGAGGAGTGTGGTCCAGTGAGAGGGGGAGTGATCCTTCCTCTGGAGAGAGCATAATCACCAGGCTTTTTCTCTCTTTAATCCCCTTTCATAGGGTTCCAATTCTAGACTAATGTTGATCTCTCCCTTTTCTTTCACCCATATAGTGGAAAGGGGAGATTCAGGAATTCTGTCCCAACACCAAGATGCTGCTGGTGGGATGTAAGTCAGACCTCCGCACTGACCTCTTTACCAAATCTAACAGTGGACATACACCAGTGTCCTATGATCAGGTGGGTGTCATGTCTTTCTAAATGTAATTTAAAATCATGAGCTTAAACATAATCATGTGTTAAAAGTGCTGGGAACAATTCATACTAGACAGCTCTCGAGACTGATATCTttgtgttattctctctctctctctccatctcagggCTCCAACATGGCCAAGCAGATCAGTGCTCCCTACATCGAGTGTTCATCCCTGCAGTCTGAGAACAGCGTCAGAGACATCTTCCACGTGGCCACGCTGGCCTGCGTCAACAAGAGCAACAAGAACGTCAAATGCAACAAGTCCTCCAGGAGCACCAAGAGGATCTCGCACAGCAGACCAGACCTGCCCACGGTGGTGTCAGACTTCCAGAAGACCAAAGCCAAGACCTGTGCTGTTATGTGACTGCATGGGCTGTGGTTTGAATCTTGGATTGAAGGACAATGTTGAAGGACATTATAATGAGCATATGATCTTTGGATAACTATGAAGGGCTTTGTGCACTATTAGAAGACTATCGATCTCCACAGCCATTGCCAACTGAATGAGAGATGGTGTTTAGGTAGCGGCAGCAACTATGCTGTGGTATGTTATGTACGTTATCTGTGGTTGTACCCTGCCTTTTTACAAGTTAAATGAAGCATAACACCAAGTAGTCAATGAACGTACATGAACTGGATGTATTCACCTGGAGTTAACTGGGAATTATCAGTCAGAACTAACAACTGACTAATGTTAGTGACTTGATGCCACAGAATCTGAGAAAACTTATCTTGGACTTTGTTCATGAACTCTCTGGGGAATTCCACTGAAATGACACAAAAGAGTTGTACTTAAATTCTCAGTTTGAACTGGAATCCCATGGTGGAGAATGCAGGCAGGGTTGTAGAATCCTGATTATTGAAAAGCTTCATTTTCAGAAGTTTTCTAGGTAGCAGTGTTTGGATCATATGTTCTTATAAGCAACCAAAATAGTTTGGGGGAGAGACGGTGAACGATATGAGATAAGTTTGTGTGTAATGTTCTGAGAAGCACAGATGATAACCAGGATGCTGTTACCCTTTCTCCAATCCATGCTGTTGAAGGCTCCCGAATGTCATGTGTCGTGTGTCACCCTTTAGGCTTCTCCTTCCTTTTCTTTACTTTTTACCTACTCATAATTTGTTATCTAAATCTGTTCATTCTAAGTTACTCTGAGATTTATTCTAAAACAACGACAAAATAGTTCATTTCAGAACTGTCAATTTCCCATGTTTAAATGTACGGTAGTCATGCAAATGTAGTAAAGGTTAGATTTGATGCTTATAAATGTATAAGCCCATCATTGATGCCTCAATGCAGCATTTATTGACTTATGGGAAGTACACATATTCAAACTGAATTATCCTATTTAGGCTTACGAGAACTACTAGCCCTGTGCAAGATTTTAGGGGCAATAAATGAAATTTGGTTGGGAAGCCCCCCCACCTTGCCTAAAGTTTTAGTGCCCCCCTCTTGATctgtaactcacatttctatgtaaaTTTGGttgggtcacccaaaaagttacatattacaGCTTCTACACCTTTTGTCATGGAGTGTAGAGAAATTTTCTGCATTTGAATGAAAAACCTGTGAAGAgttgactccaggatgctggccttctaggcagagttcctctgtccagtgtctgtgttctattgctcatcttaatcttttctttttattggccagtctgagatatggctttttctttgcaactctgcctaaatGGCCAGCatccggagtcacctcttcactgttgatgttgagactggtgttttggggGTACTATTTAATGGAACTTGCTCATATGTGCACCGGGGccgcccactcctctttctattctggctagagccagtttgcgctgttctgtgaagggagtagtacacagcattgtacgagatcttcagtttcttagcaatttctcgtatggaatagacttcatttctcagaacaagaatagacgatgagtttcagaagaaagttctttgtttctggccattttgagcctgtaattgaacccacaaatgctgatgctccagatactcaactagtctaaagaaggccagttttattgcttctttaatcagaacaacagtttccagctgtgctaacataattgcaaaagggttttctaatgatcaattagccttttaaaatgataaacttggattagctaacacaacgtgccattggaacacaggagtgatggttgctgataatgggcctctgtacacctatgtagatattccatcaaaGATTTGCCATttcaagctacaatagtcatttacaacaataacaatgtctacactttatttctgattaatttgatgttattttaaatggacaaaaaaaatgctttcctttcaaaaacaaggacatttctaagtgactccttttgaacggtagtgtgtatttggccttactgctattagtccatacaaacgcattgaataacagattcactacatggaacagatAGTTCCCCACAAAAATCTAaaagaagtttgttctgaagtgtctgtcctatatctgagagatataagacagatcaggaaacatttgttattatatacaaatatttacatgtatTGTTGGCACtaaaacagtctccatatacagctgaagtcggaagtttacatacaccttagccaaatacatttaaactcagttcttcacaattcctgacatttaatcctagtaaaaattccctgtcttaggtcaattaggctcaccactttattttaagaatgtgaaatgtcagaataatagtagagagaattatttatttcagctttaatttctttcatcacattcccagtgggtcagaagtttacatacactcaattagtatttggtagcattgcctttaaattgtttaacttgggtcaaacgtgtcgggtagccttccacaagcttcccacaataagttgggtgaattttggcccattcctcctgacagagctggtgtaactgggtcagatttgtaggcctccttgctcacacatgctttttcagttctgcccacaaattgtctataggattgaggtcagggctttgtgatggccactccaataccttgactttgttgtccttaagccattttgccacaactttgcaagtatccttagggtcattgtccatttggaagaccaatttgtgaccaagctttaacttcctgactgatgtcttgagatgttgcttcaatatatccacataattttcctacctcatgatgccatctattttgtgaagtgcaccagtctctcctgcagcaaagcaaccccacaacatgctgccacccccgtgcttcacggttgggatggtgttcttcggcttgcaagcctccccctttttcctccaaacataacgatggtcattatggccaaacagttctatttttgtttaatcagaccagaggacatttctccaaaaagtacaatctttgtccccatgtgcagttgcaaaacatagtctggcttttttatggcggttttggagcagtggcttcttccttgctgagcagcctttcaggttatgttgatataggactcgttttactgtagatatagatacttttgtacctgtttccttcagcatcttcacaaggtcctttgctgttgttctgagattgatttgcacttttcgcaccaaagtacgttcatctctaggagacagaacgcgtctccttcctgagcggtatgacggctgcgtggtcccatggtgtttatacttgcgcactattgtttgtacagatgaacgtggtaccttcattgcatttggaaattgctcctatggatgaaccagacttgtggaggtctacaatttggaggtcttggctgatttcttttgactttctcatgatgtcaaacaaagaggcactgagtttgaaagtaggccacaggtacacctccaattgactcaaatgatgtcatgacatcattttctggaatttttcaagctgtttaaaggcacagtcaacttggtgtatgtaaacttctgacccactggagttgtgatacagtgaattataagtgaaataatctgtctgtaaacaattgttggaaaaattacttgtgtcattcacaaagtagatgtcctaaccgacttgccaaaactatagtttgttaacaagacatttgtggagtggttgaaaaatgagttttaatgactccaacctaagtgtatgtaaacttccgacaacaactatatacttccataaatgttttcaactggtacctggggaccttcagacgagtttTGTGAGGCCCATTGGCATCCTAGAGCAAAtgtacgtgttcgtgagagtctcacccttccacagaggggtcatattagtgtgtagcccaaactgttcggacgctacagacaaaagttggcagatcggctgtgtCGACGTCAGACGAGTcccaaaacggagaacaccattgtgAAGTGTGACATCggcagatgtggtggattgagttGCATCAAATCCCCAAAAacccagatatctctagcttaaattgaCGGATTTTTATggagattttttttaatgctaattggatTTACCCAGGGGTGCGGACATTGAGTTCTAGGGGTTAAGAACATTTAGGCCCATGGAAGCCCAGTCAATTCCGGTAGACACACATGATCCAGAGAGTGTTGAACTCTCTGGATCATGTTTCTTTCCTGTGAAATAAGTTACAAGATAGGATTTGTCATTTAGTTAGTGAAGAGAGACATCTACTGTGAGTGACATCCTGCTCTTTCTGCCTGTCACGCCATCCTTGTTATCAGAGCTGTGACTTTGCTGAAGGCtttcacgctctcctctcctctgttcacaCGCTGTGGGAGGTCTGGTCACATGATGACACACTCTGGGTGAACCATAACTATCCCTCAGCTcagctgtctctctgtcctatCAACCCGTTCCCTTTTGATGACAGTTCTTTTGATGGAGGTTTCCATAGACACTGTGTCAGCTTCTTAGGGATAATTCATCTTTTAGGGGCATTAAGAGTTGGTCTCCTCTTTTCTTCTGCTTTGCATTGACATTTGGGTATTTTTTTAATAGTTTTACTTCAGAAACCCCTCACCATGCCAGAACGAACATGTAGTTTGGACTATACTTGTAAGTTAATTACGGATAATATTATTGTTGTTTCCAAAGAGAAATCTGagaaaacacacaaacaatctATACATGAATGAGAAGGAATTACCTTGATCACATCAAATGTGACCTGTGGTGAAGCTTCCAAAACATGGGCCAATCTTCCCTAACAATACaatatacacagagtgtacaaaacattaggaacaccttcctaatattgagttgcacacccttttgccctcagaacagtctcaattcatcgggcatggactctacaaggtgtcgaaagcgttccacagggatgctgcccatgttgactccaatgcttcccacagttgtgtcaaattggctggatgtcctttgggtggtggaccattcttgatgcacacgggaaactaaatgagcgtgaaaaacccagcagctttgcagttcttgacattctcaaaccggtgcgcctggcacctactaccataccccgttcaaaggcaat
The DNA window shown above is from Salmo salar chromosome ssa25, Ssal_v3.1, whole genome shotgun sequence and carries:
- the LOC106586317 gene encoding rho-related GTP-binding protein RhoE is translated as MDLNPSIKCKIVVVGDSECGKTALLNVFAKDSFPEGYIPTVFENYTASFEIDTQRVELRLWDTSGSAYYDNVRPLSYPDADAVLICFDISRPDTLDSVLKKWKGEIQEFCPNTKMLLVGCKSDLRTDLFTKSNSGHTPVSYDQGSNMAKQISAPYIECSSLQSENSVRDIFHVATLACVNKSNKNVKCNKSSRSTKRISHSRPDLPTVVSDFQKTKAKTCAVM